A single window of Venturia canescens isolate UGA chromosome 3, ASM1945775v1, whole genome shotgun sequence DNA harbors:
- the LOC122407898 gene encoding uncharacterized protein isoform X1, with protein sequence MTTDEKTQVKELLDIRADKKMVKQKCGYDFDKKILLKDLSNLISRKGGQNNLKNTVEKLEKEYGAECHIFEEDKEMKGLLFATPHMKQSMAAYFEFVGIDATFKLLNIRAPVYLMVVEDSEGNTEIVAVCILVNEDAESMTWFLQAFKKIHPSWSKTRCIMADKDLLERRIIKEEFKNANVLICTFHSLRTFNREVSCEKLPITPEQRDAAKGLFQKMVYSATESEYMRYYKEVEKLPSAIVNYFNKNWHPIRNEWTLSNDFMQSTFLNTTNNRIESLNAKVKSVVKLYSTLEEFIESLFILITCLDSERDSKAAYNYQKMLVIPYEKDTTEWLYCRYLTRRTFKFVSKELKSFRREKNIFQKFVCD encoded by the exons ATGACAACAGATGAAAAGACTCAAGTTAAAGAGTTGTTGGATATTCGTgcagataaaaaaatggtcaaGCAAAAATGTGGCTATGATTTCGATAAGAAAATTTTGCTCAAAGATTTATCCAATCTTATCTCGCGAAAAGGAGgccaaaataatttgaaaaacacagttgaaaaacttgaaaaagaaTACG GAGCTGAATGCCACATATTTGAAgaagataaagaaatgaagggTCTTCTTTTCGCAACACCTCATATGAAACAATCAATGGCTGCATATTTCGAATTCGTGGGTATCGATGCAACATTTAAGCTTCTTAATATACGGGCTCCTGTTTATCTGATGGTAGTAGAAGATTCTGAAGGGAACACCGAAATCGTTGCTGTTTGCATCCTTGTTAACGAAGATGCGGAAAGTATGACTTGGTTTCTTCAAGcgttcaaaaaaatccatccCTCTTGGTCAAAGACTAGGTGCATCATGGCGGATAAGGATTTGCTTGAAAGAAGAATCATCAAAGAAGAATTCAAAAATGCCAATGTTTTGATATGTACATTTCATTCTCTGAGAACTTTCAACAGAGAAGTGAGCTGCGAAAAGTTGCCTATCACACCAGAGCAACGAGATGCGGCAAAAggactttttcagaaaatggTATACTCTGCGACTGAATCAGAGTATATGCGTTACTACAAAGAAGTTGAAAAGTTGCCATCGGCAATCGTAAACTACTTCAACAAAAATTGGCACCCGATTCGCAACGAGTGGACCTTGAGCAACGATTTTATGCAAAGTACATTCTTGAATACAACAAACAATCGAATCGAATCATTAAACGCTAAAGTTAAAAGCGTTGTCAAACTATACAGCACGTTAGAGGAGTTCATCGAAAGCTTATTCATTCTTATCACGTGCTTAGATTCGGAACGCGATTCCAAGGCTGCGTATAATTATCAGAAAATGTTGGTGATACCGTATGAAAAAGACACTACAGAGTGGCTTTATTGTCGTTATCTTACGCGACGCACATTCAAATTCGTTAGCAAGGAATTGAAGAGTTTCAGACGTgagaagaatatttttcaaaaatttgtatgTGATTAA
- the LOC122407568 gene encoding uncharacterized protein produces the protein MLSSLGSDDSSNQFEEVESCSELSDVDLERPSTSKKKTLHSVMPLSVGVEFASYAELEQSVLAYEKKNFCIFYKRDCSTIDQCRKRGISRLLNADLKYYRLRYSCIHGGKNFKSLTRGIRKSSTFQKQCPAMMFFICSSDGKKLVLRKMVDKHNHICSKKLYDFLPRVRAMTANEKSQVKNLLALGANKKLIAQKAFSKSKKQILLKDLSNVMSRKSGQNNLKNTIEKLEKEFGAECHVLEENREMKGLFFATTEMKQSMLAYPEFVGIDGTFKLLDIRAPVYLMVVEDSEGNTEIVAVCILMNEDAESMIWFLRTFKEVHPSWSSTKCIMADKDLLERRIIKEEFPSANVLICIFHAQRTFNREVSCEKLPITPEQRDTAKDLFRKMLYSSTETEYMRYYEESKKLPSAILNYFNKNWHDIRNEWTLSINFMQSTFLNTTNNRIESLNAKIKSVVKLYSTLEEFIGSFFALVACLNSERDFKAAYTYQKSLVIPYEKNSAEWSYCQYLTRYAFDFVSAELKCYRRGKLTYTERDDDHFEFRLAGSTIIASEKSCECPSFMSMALPCRLLSIHYRSLHYVQLLLKVFFIFLFFSSSHVFVVKNLSGCDLYDPSICSRRWTREYFCNTQRVFSDETIDDENIPSVTVSSKLSKRYVSTENQRYRIMRDITSELNKLGSEVTGNIFLGRVKLLEKIRKAWSENREFQSSPISMEEVSGFSTSTPVSSSLPCDFNFDDGFNLGSSKDLLFHEIDVNQNTVKGRNDDDNVSGVEYDRTGSVENENSSLSAMDPNGNACLVGVNRNRSERNRDLENLTVPCALKRRGRPKGSEKTVIGLRKKRRVPAGIKQRPFFKLSINERALVILKWVVDDKIAYSAVYHGKHIQEESVESNPDAVCDSIIDDDINILSMKKYFSGDAWRVVEQILECKRKNDVFLCAVCAVDLDTTIDESSSNCKFSIRCDYCVLWYHVGCVELKKPPKSKLWKCNRC, from the exons ATGT tgTCATCATTGGGTTCTGACGACAGCTCTAATCAGTTCGAAGAGGTGGAATCATGTTCTGAGTTAAGCGACGTAGATTTAGAGCGACCAtcaacgagtaaaaaaaaaacattacactCCGTCATGCCGCTGAGTGTTGGGGTTGAGTTTGCTTCCTACGCTGAACTTGAACAATCGGTTTTGGcttacgaaaagaaaaatttttgtattttctacAAACGTGACTGTTCAACTATCGATCAGTGCAGAAAGAGAGGTATTTCAAGACTGCTCAATGCTGATTTGAAATACTATCGGTTAAGATATAGTTGTATAcacggaggaaaaaattttaaatcgtTGACGAGAGGCATCCGGAAATCTTC GACATTTCAAAAACAATGCCCGGCTATGATGTTCTTCATTTGCAGCAGTGATGGGAAGAAACTAGTTCTGCGAAAAATGGTTGATAAGCATAATCACATCTGTTCAAAG aaactgtaTGATTTTTTGCCTCGAGTTCGAGCCATGACAGCAAACGAAAAGAGTCaagtcaaaaatttgttgGCTCTCGGTGCAAATAAAAAGTTAATTGCACaaaaagctttttcaaaatccaaaaaacaaattttgctTAAAGATTTGTCTAATGTCATGTCACGAAAAAGCGGCcaaaacaatttgaaaaatacaatcGAAAAACTGGAGAAAGAGTTTG GAGCTGAATGTCATGTACTCgaagaaaatcgagaaatgAAGGGTCTTTTTTTTGCAACAACTGAAATGAAACAATCGATGTTGGCATACCCTGAATTTGTGGGTATTGACGGAACATTTAAGCTGCTTGATATACGAGCTCCGGTTTATCTGATGGTTGTAGAGGATTCAGAAGGAAATACCGAGATTGTTGCTGTATGCATTCTTATGAATGAAGACGCAGAAAGTATGATTTGGTTTCTTCGAACTTTTAAAGAAGTTCATCCATCGTGGTCAAGTACTAAATGTATCATGGCGGATAAAGATTTACTCGAGAGAAGAATTATCAAAGAAGAATTTCCTTCTGCCaacgttttgatttgtatttTCCACGCTCAAAGGACGTTCAATAGGGAAGTTAGTTGTGAGAAGTTGCCCATTACACCCGAACAACGGGATACGGCAAAAGATCTCTTTCGGAAAATGCTTTATTCTTCAACTGAAACGGAATACATGCGTTACTATGAAGAAAGCAAGAAGTTGCCATCAGCAATTTTAAActattttaacaaaaattggCACGATATTCGAAACGAATGGACCTTGAGCATTAATTTCATGCAGAGCACATTTTTGAACACAACGAATAATAGAATCGAATCGTTGAACGCAAAGATTAAAAGTGTGGTTAAATTGTACAGCACTTTGGAAGAATTTATCGGAAGCTTCTTCGCTTTAGTCGCTTGTTTAAATTCTGAACGCGATTTCAAGGCCGCATATACTTACCAAAAGTCGTTGGTTATACCGTATGAAAAGAATTCCGCAGAATGGTCTTACTGTCAGTATCTTACACGATATGCATTCGATTTCGTCAGTGCGGAATTGAAATGTTATAGACGCGGAAAGCTTACTTATACCGAACGGGATGATGACCATTTCGAATTTCGATTGGCAGGTTCAACGATTATTGCGTCTGAAAAGTCATGCGAATGTCCTTCATTTATGTCAATGGCGTTGCCGTGCCGGTTACTATCAATCCATTATCGATCTCTGCATTATGTTCAATTATTACTGAAAgtgttcttcatttttctgtttttttcttctagccATGTGTTCGTTGTTAAAAATCTGTCAGGTTGCGATCTTTACGATCCCAGTATTTGCAGTCGTCGATGGACTCGGGAATACTTTTGCAATACACAGCGAGTTTTCAGCGATGAAACAATAGACGATGAAAATATTCCCAGCGTAACAGTTTCTTCGAAACTTTCAAAACGCTATGTTTCTACTGAAAATCAGCGTTATCGGATAATGCGTGATATTACTAGCGAACTTAATAAACTAGGCAGCGAGGTCACCGGTAATATCTTCCTTGGGCGAGTTAAGTTActagaaaaaatacgaaaagccTGGTCAGAAAATCGCGAATTCcagagttcaccgatatcgaTGGAAGAAGTTTCCGGTTTTTCTACGAGTACTCCAGTATCGTCAAGTCTTCCATGTGATTTCAATTTTGACGATGGTTTTAATTTGGGTTCGAGTAAAGAtttactttttcatgaaattgacGTGAATCAGAATACTGTCAAAGGAAGAAATGATGATGACAATGTCAGTGGAGTAGAATATGACAGAACTGGTTCAgtggaaaatgaaaactcgTCATTGAGCGCTATGGATCCTAACGGAAACGCGTGTTTAGTGGGAGTTAACCGAAATCGCTCAGAGCGGAATCGCGATTTAGAAAACCTTACGGTTCCCTGTGCTTTAAAACGGAGGGGACGTCCGAAAGGGTCTGAGAAAACCGTCATTGGGTTGCGCAAGAAACGTCGTGTGCCTGCAGGAATTAAACAACGGCCGTTTTTTAAATTGAGTATTAATGAAAGAGCCcttgttattttgaaatgggTGGTTGATGATAAAATTGCATACTCAGCAGTTTATCATGGTAAACATATCCAGGAAGAGTCTGTGGAATCGAACCCGGACGCAGTTTGTGATTCAATTATCGATGACGATATCAATATCTTGTcaatgaaaaagtatttttctggGGATGCATGGAGAGTCGTTGAACAGATTCTGGAATGTAAACGGAAAAATGATGTCTTTTTATGCGCTGTATGTGCTGTTGATTTGGATACTACTATTGACGAATCTTCatcgaattgcaaattttctATACGCTGTGATTATTGTGTATTATGGTATCATGTGGGATgcgttgaattgaaaaaaccaCCAAAATCGAAGTTGTGGAAATGTAATAGATGCTAA
- the LOC122407898 gene encoding uncharacterized protein isoform X2 yields the protein MGRSRSREKNYRHDREKKKRREEERSSDRKISARCNLKRSHRSPENQGRIKKTHKNSEHSNLTEISTVVDTNFAKLTEILSGMVKLNTQKTSNNFINEKFLPEFDPSEKNISAMDWLNKVNTCAILYGWDEKTKLYLAVCKLRGNAKVWYNELHESQLTWSVFSHAIVKQFPDELSFGKLLEEAVLYKSKPGLDLQMYCFKKIGKMNKLKLELTEDKLVDFVAHGICDDRIRTMILASRYKTLYELNNCLSVYQELHIAKTKESNKNHPRDDTFVKQKIHEEKKIACYRCGKIGHKKNDCPDKGNTSIIKTNENSKLNEKNDSRPKCGFCNMVGHTENRCYRKNEKKRVTKPL from the coding sequence ATGGGTCGCAGCAGATCTCGTGAGAAGAATTATAGACATgatcgagaaaagaaaaaacgacggGAAGAAGAACGCTCGAGTGATAGGAAGATATCAGCGAGATGTAATTTGAAGCGATCTCATAGAAGTCCGGAAAACCAaggtcgaataaaaaaaacacacaagaATTCAGAACACAGTAATTTAACTGAGATTTCTACTGTGGTTGATACGAATTTTGCTAAATTGACAGAAATATTATCAGGTATGGTGAAATTGAATACTCAAAAGACAagtaataattttataaatgaaAAGTTTCTACCTGAATTTGATCCATCGGAAAAGAATATATCGGCAATGGATTGgttgaataaagtaaatacTTGTGCTATATTATATGGATGGGATGAAAAGACTAAACTTTATTTAGCGGTGTGCAAGCTTCGGGGAAATGCAAAAGTCTGGTATAATGAATTACATGAATCACAATTGACATGGTCAGTATTTTCGCATGCTATTGTAAAGCAATTTCCGGATGAACTTAGTTTTGGAAAATTACTCGAAGAAGCAGTTTTATATAAAAGTAAACCTGGTTTGGATTTGCAAATGTattgtttcaaaaaaataggaaaaatgaataagCTAAAGCTTGAATTAACGGAGGATAAACTTGTTGATTTTGTGGCACATGGAATTTGTGATGACAGAATTCGCACTATGATTTTAGCATCTCGTTATAAAACTCTATACGAATTGAATAATTGTTTGAGTGTTTATCAGGAACTACATATTGCTAAAActaaagaatcaaataaaaatcatccaCGTGATGATACAtttgtaaaacaaaaaatacacgaagaaaagaaaattgcttGTTATCGATGTGGTAAAattggacataaaaaaaatgattgtcctgataaaggaaatacctcaataataaaaacaaacgagaattcaaagttgaatgaaaagaaTGATAGTAGACCTAAGTGCGGATTCTGTAATATGGTTGGTCATACGGAGAATCGTTGCTATcgcaaaaatgagaaaaaaagagtgacGAAACCTTTATGA